One segment of Heteronotia binoei isolate CCM8104 ecotype False Entrance Well chromosome 18, APGP_CSIRO_Hbin_v1, whole genome shotgun sequence DNA contains the following:
- the PINK1 gene encoding serine/threonine-protein kinase PINK1, mitochondrial: protein MALRQALAKGLRLGRGLLSRCFGWGPPVPGPPPAVLLRQRAPPPTRVGFLRLAADRLGLRRAPFRQAAARLSAGPYHCRRLGLAFSLGLALLEPALAERRQADEACKDIQTIFMRRKKTQKDPLGLLRRQGFKLEEYSIGQPIGKGCSAAVYEATIPSAACHKASGDQNSEDCSHRGGSHTKAGDARQARYWRAGFPLAIKMMWNISAGSSSEAILRTMSQELVPARGSALSGEFGVVACPRKPSFGKKQLKPHPNIVQVLRAFTSHVPLLPGATVDYPDVLPATLNPSGIGHSRTLFLVMKNYPCTLRQYLHERTPDARLGTMMILQLLEGVDHLVRQGVAHRDLKSDNILVEFDPAGCPWLVITDFGCCLADDKIGLQLPFTSWYVDRGGNSCLMAPEVLTASPGPGIVLDYTKTDTWAVGAIAYEVLGARNPFYGSRGSSLESRSYREEELPPLPETTPLKVKNLVRALLRRDPKKRLTARVAANMLHLSLWGEGLLSFKDPQLDKMIVWLLHQSAATLLMDGLGDRNRVETKLKKCFLANLEYEDLWEAAALLRSWRNGVEE, encoded by the exons ATGGCGCTGCGGCAAGCGCTGGCCAAAGGGCTGCGGCTGGGCCGGGGGCTGCTGTCGCGCTGTTTCGGCTGGGGGCCTCCCGTTCCTGGGCCGCCACCGGCCGTTCTCCTCCGCCAGCGAGCGCCGCCGCCGACCCGCGTGGGCTTTCTACGTTTGGCCGCGGACCGGCTAGGCCTCAGGCGGGCGCCGTTTCGCCAAGCAGCCGCCCGGCTCTCGGCCGGCCCCTACCACTGCCGCCGCCTCGGCTTGGCCTTCAGCCTCGGACTGGCGTTGCTGGAGCCGGCGCTGGCGGAGCGGAGGCAGGCGGACGAGGCCTGCAAGGACATCCAg ACAATATTTATGCGAAGGAAGAAGACTCAGAAAGACCCCCTGGGCTTACTCCGCCGGCAGGGTTTCAAACTGGAAGAATACTCCATTggacagcccattggcaaaggcTGCAGCGCAGCCGTGTATGAAGCAACCATTCCTTCAGCTGCCTGTCATAAAGCAAGCGGTGACCAAAACTCTGAAGATTGCAGTCATCGTGGCGGTTCACATACCAAGGCTGGAGATGCTCGCCAAGCCCGTTACTGGAGAGCCGGCTTCCCACTGGCTATCAAGATGATGTGGAACATTTCG GCTGGTTCCTCAAGTGAAGCCATCCTCCGCACCATGTCGCAGGAGCTGGTTCCAGCACGCGGCTCTGCTTTATCTGGAGAATTTGGAGTCGTTGCTTGCCCCAG GAAACCCAGCTTCGGGAAGAAGCAGCTGAAACCTCACCCAAACATCGTCCAGGTGCTCCGAGCGTTCACATCTCATGTCCCTCTGCTCCCTGGTGCAACAGTAGACTACCCAGATGTTCTGCCTGCCACTCTGAATCCCTCTGGGATTGGACACAGCCGCACGCTCTTCCTGGTGATGAAAAA CTATCCATGCACTCTGCGCCAGTATCTCCATGAGAGGACTCCCGATGCTCGCTTGGGCACCATGATGATCCTGCAGTTACTGGAAGGGGTGGACCACCTCGTTCGACAAGGAGTGGCTCACAGGGATTTAAAGTCAGACAACATCCTAGTCGAATTTGACCCTG CGGGATGCCCCTGGCTGGTGATCACAGATTTTGGCTGTTGCTTGGCTGACGACAAAATTGGGTTGCAACTGCCGTTTACCAGCTGGTACGTGGATCGTGGCGGCAACAGCTGCCTCATGGCACCAGAG GTGCTCACAGCTTCCCCCGGTCCAGGCATCGTGCTCGATTACACCAAAACGGACACCTGGGCAGTTGGAGCGATCGCGTACGAGGTCCTCGGGGCGCGTAACCCGTTCTACGGCAGCAGGGGATCATCCCTCGAAAGCAGGAGCTACCGGGAGGAGGAGCTGCCACCCTTGCCAGAGACCACACCCCTGAAAGTGAAGAATCTTGTCAGGGCACTCCTTCGCCGAGATCCCAAGAAG AGACTCACAGCCAGAGTGGCAGCCAACATGCTTCACCTGAGCCTGTGGGGTGAGGGCTTACTCAGCTTCAAGGACCCGCAACTCGACAAGATGATCGTCTGGCTCCTTCACCAATCAGCAGCCACCTTATTGATGGACGGGCTCGGAGACAGAAACCGGGTCGAAACCAAGCTGAAGAAATGCTTCCTGGCGAACCTGGAGTACGAAGATCTCTGGGAGGCAGCGGCTTTGCTTCGCTCCTGGAGAAACGGGGTGGAGGAATGA